Below is a genomic region from Clostridiisalibacter paucivorans DSM 22131.
TTAGTTTTAGGTGGTACCTCAAATGAAAAACTCACAAGAAATATTTTACAAAACAATCCATATGATGATGACAGAGTAGATGAAATCAATGATCTATCTGAAGATAATTCTCTTTTAAGATTAGAAGGAATTTTTACAAGATTTGGAACTCTAATACTTTTTTTGATATTCAGTATGGTTTTGTCCATTATTATAATTATTTTAAGTGCCCTGTCTATAGTAGCACAAGTTATGGTCACTATATTTTCTCTCTTAGCTCCATTTATATTTACAATAGCTCTAATCCCTAGATTTAGTAATGTTCTAGGAGGATGGGCCATAAAAATGGCAGGATATTCATTTATAAAGATATTTGTATCTTTATTTTTATCCTTACTTTTAGTAATAAATGCAGTAATATTCACAAATATAGATTCGAATGGACTAATTGTGACTCTTATTTTGATGGCCGTAGTTACATTTTCAGTTTATCACTCAAGGGAAAAGATAGCAGCAATTATAAAAGCAGTACCTAAGGGAGAAAGGAACATAAGAAGAGAGATTAAATCTCCATCAAAGGCCAAAGAAAGAATTAAAGATTACCAAAGCATAGTTTCAGGATATACAAAAGATAAAGCTAAGAAGGTTAGCAAGGGAGTAAATACAACAGCTAGAAAAACTTTAGTAAAAACAAAGGGGGCAGCAGGGGATTTTTATAGCAGGAAGAAACAACAAAGATATAAAGAAATGGCTAATGAATATTTAAATAGAAAATATAATGAACAAAAGCGAAAATCTGAATTTAAAGCTCATAGACTAGGAAGGGATAAGGTAAACTATACTGATTTTGTAAAGGAAGCAGATACTAGAGAAAAACTAGGAAAAAAGAAATTTACAGAATCACAAATTAATCAAGCAACAAAAATAATAAGAAAGTTAGAATTAGAAGGAGAAGATCCTCAAAAATTTGTAAAAGGAGAAGAAGAAAATATAATAAAAAGTGTAAAGCCTTTTGAAAATAAACTTAATGTTAAAAGCCATATAAGTACATTAAGCAATAAAGATATACAAAACAGGATAGACAAATTAAATGATGGTATAAATAAGAAACAAGAAGTTGTTAAAAATAGTCATTTAGCACAAGATAATAAAGACAAAGAAATTGAAGAGATATATAAATTGTGGCAGAAAAAATTCGAACTTCAAAATAATATGGTTGATAGAAATATAAATAAAAATGATAAAAAGTATTCTAGATATAAAGAGTATGATGAGCTTAAAGAAGTTAGAAAACAGATCAATAGTCATATTAAAGATATGTCTAAAATATTCAATGAGGATTTCAAAGGAAATAAGAATAAAGCATTTAACAAAGAATTAGATACACAAATCAAGTTAAAAGGGAAGCAAGATAAATTAATAGATACCCTTAAAAACAAAGATGAATTTGCAAGTATAAGAAATAGAGCGTCATATATAGAAGAAAAGATTTTAAAT
It encodes:
- a CDS encoding CD3337/EF1877 family mobilome membrane protein, with protein sequence MKKLFIFLTILYILFSSASFAYASYDIQEDPVDGVFSSLKKYYSDLDSLENSITKYKSSNYYLDIKEYSTLFDPIKKLISNVNSINNLLFALQKMICKITIFIMLFAYKADLYDMFGNYIDMIIEALKIATFDKVMLTIVALIGLYSIIATVVADRKATVLNNAIKTIVILTCAFIFMNNPTKYLTEINDFSVEVSDDIFKATYGRYKRFDSKSNDALVSAGGMIWDVMVHKPWQALVLGGTSNEKLTRNILQNNPYDDDRVDEINDLSEDNSLLRLEGIFTRFGTLILFLIFSMVLSIIIIILSALSIVAQVMVTIFSLLAPFIFTIALIPRFSNVLGGWAIKMAGYSFIKIFVSLFLSLLLVINAVIFTNIDSNGLIVTLILMAVVTFSVYHSREKIAAIIKAVPKGERNIRREIKSPSKAKERIKDYQSIVSGYTKDKAKKVSKGVNTTARKTLVKTKGAAGDFYSRKKQQRYKEMANEYLNRKYNEQKRKSEFKAHRLGRDKVNYTDFVKEADTREKLGKKKFTESQINQATKIIRKLELEGEDPQKFVKGEEENIIKSVKPFENKLNVKSHISTLSNKDIQNRIDKLNDGINKKQEVVKNSHLAQDNKDKEIEEIYKLWQKKFELQNNMVDRNINKNDKKYSRYKEYDELKEVRKQINSHIKDMSKIFNEDFKGNKNKAFNKELDTQIKLKGKQDKLIDTLKNKDEFASIRNRASYIEEKILNEFGRDKIQDNNMLLNDKEDYIKELDKLKDIYESENMKIKELKDKGIDVNSLNGSLTQKFKLDTKETEELLLNRTKELANEPKDFKKEFHQDVKNQDKEERKMNNNQSYNQQLKHKNNNDHNKEKIVKEPIKIEQKLDVNRLAQRDEETVFVK